The Zonotrichia leucophrys gambelii isolate GWCS_2022_RI unplaced genomic scaffold, RI_Zleu_2.0 Scaffold_571_32338, whole genome shotgun sequence genome contains the following window.
ccagggcctggcaggtacagggacaaggacaaggacaccTGGCACcgtgtcaccaatgtcaccagtgtgtcaccaatgtcaccagtgtgtccccagggcctggcaggggacagggacagggacaaggaggggacagggacacctggcacTGTGTCACCAGTGTGTCACATctgtgtcaccaatgtcaccagtgtcacctccctgtcactgcccttgTCCCCAGGACCCTGTGGGGGAcagagacagagggacagggacagagggacaggggacagtgacagggatggggacaggacagagaCACCTGGCACTGTGTCAccactgtgtcacctcctgtcacctctgtgtcaccaggctgtgtccccagggcctggcaggggacagggacaggacagggaggggacattgagCTCGTGCCACCCGTCAGGTCCTTGTCACCAGTGACGGGGAGGTGACATCAGGAGGCCACCAGTGACAGGGActcggtgtcccctccctgtcacctccctgtcactggggacagggaggggacactgaggccGTGCCACCCGTCAGGTCCTTGTCACCAGTGACGGGGAGGTGACATCAGTACGTGTCACCagtgacagggaggggacattgggactGTGTCACCAATGATGGGGGGGTGACATCACCagtgacagggaggggacactgagcccaTGTCACCGGTGGGGGGATGACATTGAGTCCGTGTCACCCCTGGTGTCACCCCATTGTCACCAATGGGGGGGTGACATCGTGTCCTTGTCACCAATGGGGGGGTGACATCGAGTCTCTGTCACCGATGCAGGGGGAGTGACATCGGGTCTGTGTCACCAGTGGGGGTGGCCGTGTCACCCATGGGGTCCGTGTCACCAATGGAGGGGTGACATCGAGTCTCTGTCACCGATGCAGGGGGAGTGACATCGGGTCTGTGTCACCAGTGGGGGTGGCCGTGTCACCCATGGGGTCCGTGTCACCAATGGACGGGTGACATCGAGTCCTTGTCACCAgtgggaggtgacactgagtcTGTGTCACCAGTGGGGGTGGCCGTGTCACCCATGGGGTCCGTGTCACCAATGGACGGGTGACATCGAGTCCTTGTCACCGATGGAGGGGGTGACATCGGGTCCGTGTCACCCATGGGGTCCTTGTCACCAATGGAGGGGTGGCATTGCATCCTTGTCACCAGGGTGATGACATTGGGTCCATGTCACTTCTGGTGTCCTTGTCACCAATGGAGGGGTGACATTGAGTCTGTGTCACTGATGCAGGGGGTGACATTGGGTCCGTGTCACCCATGGGGTCCTTGTCACCAATGGAGGGGTGACATCACGTCGTTGCCACCAGCAGAGGGGGTGACATCGGGTCTGTGTCACCCCTAGGGTGGCCGTGTCACCAATGGGGGGTGACATTGCGTCCTTGTCACTGGCAGAGGGGGTGACATTGGGTCCGTGTCACCTTGTCACCAATGGGGGGGTGACATCAGGTCCGTGTCACCTTGTCACCAATGGAAAGGTGACATTGAGTCTCTATCACAGGTGGGGTGGTGACACTGAGTCCGTGTCCCTCTGAGGTGGCCGTGTCACATccactcctcctcctcgctgccactgtccccatcGTTGTCCCCATCACTGTCCCCATCgttgtccccagggctgtcccaatCGCTGTCACCCTCTCCGTCCCCATCGCTGTCCCCACCGCTGTCGCTGTCAccgtccccgctgtccccaaggCGCAGCCGCCACCTCCGCGTGGCGCTCCCGGGGCACCGCAGCGTCACCCGCACGTGGCGGTGCCGTCTGTCGCTGTCCCCTGCCGTGTCCCCCGCGCTGTCCGGCCTCAGGTGACACCGCGCGGGGAAGAACCTGAGCAGCGCCCCCAGCACGCGCGGCCCGGGCGGCGGCAGCCGCAGCGCCGCCACCACCTGCgcggggacaccgcggggacattggggacaccggCGGGGGGCGCgcgccagctccagcagcagcgcCGCCAGCCGCGAGGGGACGGccggggacagcgaggggacagccggggacGGGCACAGGTAGCGCTCCAGCCcgtccagcagcagcagggagggaggaggggacgGGGACAGCGACAGCGACAGCAGCTCGCGACACAGCGACAGCCGAGAGCGGGGGTAGCGCAGCTGCAGGCGCTGCCGGggggacggacggacggacggacggatggacggggggacagggagggacaaacaggacaagggggagggggggataAGGAGGAcagaggggcagggggacaatggggacagagggacaagaggacagggggacagatggacagggggagagagggacagagggacagggggacaggggagagggggacagacggacagatgTACAGAGGGGATAAGAGAGacggagggacagagggacggagggacaggggacagggagaaggATGGACAGAGGGGATAAGGGAGacggagggacagagggacagagggacagaatgacagggggacagagacatggggacacaggggacagagggatgggggacaagaggacagggggacagagggacaggggacagagggacaagaGGACAGGGGGatagagggacagagggacggggacagggggacagagacagaggggacacaggatagagggacaggggacaatggggataaAGGAgatggagggacagagggacagggggacaggggacagaggcacagaaggacagagggacagggggacagagggacaaaaGTCAGACCGGACCCCAAATCGTTTCACGTCCCCACCACGAACGGCCGGCCCCAAACCCCGCCCACATGCACAGCCCCGCCCAAAAGAGCGACAAAGCCACGCCCCCCAACAGACCACGCCCTCTGAGCATGACCACACCTATATCTGATTATATTTACTTAAAGCCACGCCTACATCGACATGGTCACGCCTCCATAGAAAGCCACGCCCCTCATcaagccccgcccctcccggtAAGCTCCGCCCCCTTCAGCAAACAACACCTCTCCTCGCGGCCCCTCAgcaagccccgcccctcccgtAAAGCCACGCCTCCCTCTCAGCAAACCCCGCCTTTCCCTCGCGGCCCCTCAgcaagccccgcccctcccggccATCCGCACCTCCTCCTCAGCAATCCCCGCCCGGTTCCCGTCCCCGTTTCCGGTCCCCGCTCACCTGCAGCGCCCTCGGGTCGGTgccgggcccgccgggcccTCCCGGGAGCCGCGGGACGGCGCTGGGCGCCAGGAACAGCGCTCGGGGCCCGTCGGCGCCGCCCGCCAGCGCCGTCCGCAGCAGC
Protein-coding sequences here:
- the SWSAP1 gene encoding ATPase SWSAP1 gives rise to the protein MAAALERALGPAAPGRGSEAALPPLPVLVLGPAGSGRTSLLLRTALAGGADGPRALFLAPSAVPRLPGGPGGPGTDPRALQRLQLRYPRSRLSLCRELLSLSLSPSPPPSLLLLDGLERYLCPSPAVPSLSPAVPSRLAALLLELARAPRRCPQCPRGVPAQVVAALRLPPPGPRVLGALLRFFPARCHLRPDSAGDTAGDSDRRHRHVRVTLRCPGSATRRWRLRLGDSGDGDSDSGGDSDGDGEGDSDWDSPGDNDGDSDGDNDGDSGSEEEEWM